A single Streptomyces sannanensis DNA region contains:
- a CDS encoding DNA polymerase III subunit delta' → MAVWDDLVGQDHIKDQLLAAARDADALVSAEAAGEPVPDASKMTHAWLLTGPPGSGWDTAARVFAAALQCTSPDRALGGAPGCGFCDGCHTTMIGTHADVEVVRTDQLSIGKAQAKQLVRGAQMSPAGGRWQVIIVEDGDRLTEDSGNVLLKAVEEPAPRTVWLLCAPSPEDMLQTIRSRCRHIGLRTPPVDAVADVLIRRDGIDPELAYRAARATQGHIDRARRLATDERARTRRAAVLKLPLRVADVGGCLKAAQELVDAAEEDAKQVAEEIDAKETEELRAALGAVAGGRMPRGTAGLMKELEKKQKSRATRTQRDSLDLALTDLTGFYRDVLAIQLGSATALANEDARDALDRVAGDSTPERTLRRIEAIFACRQALDRNVAPLLAVEAMAMALRAG, encoded by the coding sequence ATGGCCGTCTGGGACGACCTGGTCGGGCAGGACCACATCAAGGACCAGCTGCTGGCCGCCGCGAGGGACGCCGATGCCCTGGTCAGCGCCGAGGCGGCCGGGGAGCCCGTCCCCGATGCCTCGAAGATGACGCACGCCTGGCTGCTCACCGGTCCGCCCGGCTCGGGCTGGGACACCGCGGCTCGGGTCTTCGCCGCCGCGCTGCAGTGCACCAGCCCCGACCGCGCGCTGGGCGGGGCCCCGGGCTGCGGTTTCTGCGACGGTTGCCACACCACCATGATCGGCACACACGCCGATGTCGAGGTGGTGCGCACCGACCAGCTGTCCATCGGCAAGGCCCAGGCGAAGCAGCTGGTGCGCGGCGCCCAGATGTCCCCGGCGGGCGGACGCTGGCAGGTGATCATCGTGGAGGACGGCGACCGGCTCACCGAGGACTCCGGAAACGTACTGCTCAAGGCGGTCGAGGAGCCCGCGCCCCGGACGGTCTGGCTGCTCTGTGCGCCCTCCCCGGAGGACATGCTGCAGACCATCCGCTCCCGCTGCCGCCACATCGGCCTGCGCACCCCGCCGGTCGATGCCGTCGCGGACGTCCTGATCCGTCGCGACGGCATCGATCCCGAGCTGGCGTACCGGGCGGCCCGCGCCACCCAGGGCCATATCGACCGGGCCCGCCGCCTGGCGACCGACGAGCGGGCGCGGACGAGGCGCGCCGCCGTACTGAAGCTGCCCCTGCGCGTGGCGGACGTCGGCGGCTGCCTGAAGGCCGCGCAGGAACTGGTCGACGCGGCGGAGGAGGACGCCAAGCAGGTCGCCGAGGAGATCGACGCCAAGGAGACCGAGGAGCTGAGGGCCGCCCTCGGCGCGGTGGCCGGCGGCCGGATGCCGCGCGGCACCGCCGGTCTGATGAAGGAACTGGAGAAGAAGCAGAAGAGCCGGGCGACCCGTACGCAGCGGGACAGCCTGGATCTGGCGCTCACCGATCTGACCGGCTTCTACCGCGACGTACTGGCCATACAGCTCGGCTCCGCCACTGCTCTCGCCAACGAGGACGCGCGGGACGCCCTCGACCGGGTCGCCGGTGATTCCACGCCCGAGCGCACTCTGCGCCGGATAGAGGCGATCTTCGCCTGCCGTCAGGCGCTGGACCGCAATGTGGCACCGCTGCTCGCGGTCGAGGCGATGGCGATGGCCCTGCGCGCGGGCTGA